From a region of the Blastopirellula marina genome:
- a CDS encoding HlyD family efflux transporter periplasmic adaptor subunit has product MSTEPSSVNPETLESTKKQIRGLIQEIAQLSKRDVPPEEYFKEVLPKVVSALAAVGGAAWIYDEQRRPQLIYQINLARGLVDPKSDEGIRHLRLIETMFKGAEAQLLAPQSGGAEENSAGNPTNQLLVVAPIQVEDKVEGVIEIFQRPNSAPNSQRGYLRFLEQMCGLATDWFKTRKLRDFNDRQSLWSKIEQFSRAVHENLDLRQTAYTIANEGRRLIGCDRVSVVLRRGRWKVEAVSGQDVFDSRASQVQLLGKLASRVIETGEPFWFNGQTDDLSPQLETAVHDYVDESHTKTIAVIPLRRPEHATDNMKREEGEEERQFQGEILGALVVEQIEDSSQQEEFSKGVELISEHSSRALANAIDYNSIPLTPLWRVLGKSKVLVTARNLPKTVLAIVGAVAVIAALFLIPAPFKVAGAATLTPVVQREVFVNVEGEVIEVPVDHGDHVEQGQMVARLRNTELERQYKQFTGDREKLLSTINSLEYRKRRPQEMRNASEATQLTIDLGQARQKYEHLNEQITLIEEKMARLDVASPITGEIVTWDVRDNLMQRPVQPGQVLMTVIDPTQDWILEIRMPEKRIQHIQYALEHQEAAEGLEVTYIMASDPGRQLTGHVTEIQRLAQPDETEGQVVKLKVAIDKQDIEHLRAGATATAKVHCGTAPLGYTWFHELFEFVESRLLF; this is encoded by the coding sequence ATGTCCACAGAGCCCTCGTCCGTGAATCCCGAGACCCTCGAAAGCACTAAAAAGCAGATTCGAGGTCTGATTCAGGAGATTGCCCAACTTTCCAAACGGGATGTCCCTCCAGAGGAATATTTCAAGGAAGTCCTGCCCAAAGTGGTTTCCGCTTTGGCTGCTGTTGGTGGGGCTGCCTGGATCTATGACGAGCAGCGCCGACCGCAGTTGATTTACCAGATCAATCTGGCCCGTGGGCTTGTCGATCCGAAAAGCGACGAAGGTATTCGTCACCTCCGTTTGATCGAAACGATGTTCAAGGGTGCCGAAGCTCAGCTCTTGGCTCCTCAGTCTGGCGGTGCCGAAGAGAACTCGGCCGGTAACCCCACCAATCAACTTCTGGTCGTCGCACCGATTCAGGTCGAAGATAAGGTCGAAGGGGTCATCGAGATCTTCCAGCGACCGAACTCAGCCCCTAACAGCCAACGCGGTTACCTCCGCTTTTTAGAGCAGATGTGCGGGCTGGCCACCGACTGGTTCAAGACTCGCAAGCTGCGCGACTTCAACGATCGTCAGTCGCTGTGGTCGAAGATCGAACAATTCAGCCGCGCCGTTCACGAAAACTTAGACCTCCGCCAAACGGCCTATACCATCGCCAACGAAGGCCGACGACTGATCGGCTGCGATCGCGTATCGGTTGTGTTGCGTCGCGGACGCTGGAAGGTGGAAGCCGTCAGCGGACAAGACGTATTCGACTCGCGAGCGAGCCAGGTGCAGTTGCTCGGCAAGTTGGCGTCGCGTGTCATCGAGACGGGCGAACCATTCTGGTTCAATGGACAGACGGACGATCTGTCTCCGCAGTTAGAGACTGCGGTCCACGACTATGTCGACGAATCGCACACCAAAACCATCGCCGTCATCCCGCTGCGTCGCCCGGAACACGCGACCGACAACATGAAGCGGGAAGAAGGAGAAGAAGAACGCCAATTCCAAGGCGAGATCCTCGGTGCCCTGGTTGTCGAGCAGATTGAAGACAGCTCGCAGCAGGAAGAGTTCTCGAAAGGGGTCGAGCTGATCTCCGAGCACAGCAGCCGCGCTTTGGCCAATGCGATCGACTACAACTCGATTCCGCTGACGCCGCTCTGGCGCGTTCTGGGTAAGTCGAAGGTTTTGGTCACGGCTCGCAACCTGCCTAAAACCGTTTTGGCGATTGTCGGGGCCGTAGCCGTTATCGCCGCCCTGTTTTTGATTCCCGCTCCGTTCAAAGTGGCAGGGGCCGCTACGCTGACACCGGTGGTGCAGCGCGAAGTGTTTGTCAACGTCGAAGGGGAAGTCATTGAAGTTCCGGTCGACCATGGCGATCATGTCGAACAAGGCCAGATGGTGGCCCGCCTGCGTAACACCGAACTCGAACGTCAGTACAAGCAGTTTACCGGCGATCGCGAAAAACTCTTGTCGACTATCAATTCGCTTGAGTATCGCAAGCGTCGTCCGCAGGAAATGCGTAACGCTTCGGAAGCAACCCAGTTGACCATCGATCTCGGTCAGGCTCGCCAGAAGTACGAACACCTGAACGAACAGATCACGCTGATCGAAGAGAAGATGGCACGCCTGGATGTTGCCAGCCCGATTACCGGCGAGATTGTGACCTGGGATGTACGAGACAACCTGATGCAGCGTCCTGTTCAGCCGGGTCAGGTGCTGATGACCGTCATCGATCCGACCCAGGATTGGATTCTGGAAATCCGCATGCCGGAAAAACGAATCCAGCACATTCAGTACGCCCTGGAGCATCAAGAGGCAGCGGAGGGCCTGGAGGTGACCTACATCATGGCCAGCGATCCTGGTCGTCAGCTCACTGGGCACGTCACCGAGATTCAGCGACTGGCCCAGCCCGACGAAACGGAAGGCCAGGTCGTGAAGCTGAAAGTGGCAATCGACAAACAAGACATTGAGCATCTACGAGCGGGTGCCACGGCCACCGCGAAGGTCCACTGCGGAACGGCTCCGCTGGGCTATACCTGGTTCCACGAACTCTTTGAATTCGTCGAATCGCGGTTGTTGTTTTAA
- a CDS encoding BBP7 family outer membrane beta-barrel protein — translation MKLKYSTLAFSIAAVLIGSGRSYAQEGYAPMGSPYPAGAPAPYGPGGMQPGYAPQAMMGAPGPMGPMAGPGPMMGGPDPYAYMAAANGYGQTTPGMQYGGPVDGSMYEPAGDYVQYENFAGGTCNDCGDGCALPPRVYGSFDTLVVWRHGGNYPAILTTSDPADEGVLGAPSTRVLFGDGYETGDAGIGGRITVGLWLDDYQNWSVGGRFLALAEEGASYSTTSDAYSTLAFPFFNTNTGLQDSVVVALPGNGDNAADNTTVSLNNDNTVYMGDFFVTKHIYTNQGNRWDFVTGYSYAKLEDGFSINAQYTVQDAAPPSGFAQGDVVVLHDSFNATNEFHGGQFGLIAEFQDGPFSWRAMGKISVGGMKQEAAISGYTTINGADSDNQGIYARSTNSGSYSRDQFAYIPEASIDMIYAYNCNLDFKLGTNFVYFSDVATGATLINTNIDPSVLNPTDPQFNFIEQDYWIVGLTLGMEFHY, via the coding sequence ATGAAGCTTAAATACTCCACCCTAGCTTTCTCGATCGCGGCCGTGCTTATCGGCTCTGGTCGATCCTATGCCCAAGAGGGTTACGCTCCGATGGGATCCCCATATCCCGCCGGTGCTCCGGCTCCCTACGGTCCCGGTGGGATGCAACCGGGTTACGCACCTCAAGCAATGATGGGTGCTCCTGGTCCCATGGGCCCCATGGCTGGTCCCGGTCCCATGATGGGCGGTCCAGATCCTTATGCTTACATGGCTGCAGCTAATGGCTACGGGCAAACGACGCCTGGCATGCAGTATGGCGGTCCGGTTGATGGTTCGATGTACGAACCCGCCGGCGATTACGTTCAATACGAAAACTTTGCCGGTGGCACGTGCAACGATTGCGGCGACGGCTGTGCTCTTCCGCCACGTGTTTACGGCAGCTTCGACACCTTGGTCGTCTGGCGTCATGGGGGCAACTACCCCGCGATTCTGACCACCAGCGATCCGGCTGACGAAGGTGTCCTCGGTGCACCTAGCACCCGAGTGCTGTTCGGCGATGGCTACGAAACGGGCGATGCCGGTATCGGCGGTCGTATTACGGTTGGCCTGTGGCTGGATGACTACCAAAACTGGAGTGTCGGCGGCCGCTTCCTGGCCCTGGCCGAAGAAGGTGCCAGCTACAGTACGACTTCTGACGCCTACTCGACCCTGGCGTTTCCGTTCTTTAACACCAACACGGGGCTGCAAGACTCGGTGGTGGTGGCCTTGCCAGGCAACGGCGACAATGCCGCGGATAACACCACGGTCAGCCTGAATAACGATAACACCGTCTATATGGGCGACTTCTTCGTTACCAAGCACATCTACACCAACCAAGGCAACCGCTGGGACTTTGTCACCGGTTATAGCTATGCCAAGTTGGAAGATGGCTTCAGCATCAATGCTCAATACACCGTCCAAGACGCGGCACCACCAAGCGGTTTCGCCCAAGGGGACGTGGTTGTCCTGCATGACAGCTTCAACGCAACCAACGAGTTCCACGGCGGCCAGTTTGGCTTGATCGCGGAGTTCCAAGACGGCCCTTTCAGCTGGCGAGCCATGGGTAAGATCAGCGTCGGTGGTATGAAGCAAGAAGCTGCAATTTCGGGCTATACCACCATCAATGGTGCTGATTCAGACAACCAAGGCATTTACGCTCGCAGCACGAACTCGGGTAGCTACAGCCGCGATCAGTTTGCTTACATTCCAGAAGCAAGCATCGACATGATCTACGCTTACAACTGCAACCTCGACTTCAAACTGGGTACCAACTTCGTCTACTTCAGCGACGTTGCCACCGGAGCGACCTTGATCAATACGAACATCGACCCCAGCGTTCTCAACCCGACCGATCCTCAGTTCAACTTCATTGAACAAGACTACTGGATCGTGGGTCTGACCTTAGGTATGGAATTCCACTACTAA
- a CDS encoding preprotein translocase subunit SecA codes for MDTNQQTLEAPQAEESTKPEAPTRGAPRKFSSNPLGSAYSQITRSGLARFVARLPLIDRFEEQLKDLSDRDLRKHSLGLRHRAKSGETLQKLLPEAFALVRIAGARTMNMRHYEVQLIGGMIMFNGSIAEMETGEGKTLTATLPTYLYALPGKGVHVATVNDYLAARDAELMMPIYKMLGMSVGVIESQMSSADRRKAYSCDITYGTSKEFGFDFLRDRLLIRQTREQGLGVLGPLLAGKSEKSEEPVQREHFFALVDEADSVLIDDARTPLVISAIPGEAEKVAVACHQWAAKAEEEFEEDHHYEYDHDKKSVELTVTGRLLVRQVPKPKLLDTVGLVDLYDYIERAIKVKRDFHSGQHYVIRDGEVVIVDESTGRIAEGRKWSYGIHQAIEAKEGVEVTVATGQAARITVQDLFLRYRHLGGMTGTASSSKGEFKKIYKLNVIKCPTNRIPQRKLWPDRVFGNGDAKWAAIVDEIREINSQGRPVLVGTRTIEKSEHLSKLLEEEGIEHEVLNAHQVAVEADIVSRAGQPGKVTVATNMAGRGTDIKLGEGVHSLGGLHVICTELHDSARIDRQLVGRCGRQGDPGSTRQFMALDDDCLLVGLGPHRYKKLVAYGEERLGELPGYSKLFRKAQRKIEKKHFSDRKVLLYHEKQRKKMHREMGQDPYLDSPD; via the coding sequence TTGGATACAAATCAACAGACCTTGGAAGCACCTCAGGCGGAAGAGTCGACCAAGCCGGAAGCCCCCACGCGAGGCGCTCCGCGCAAGTTCAGCTCCAATCCGTTGGGCTCGGCCTACTCGCAGATCACGCGCTCGGGGCTGGCCCGCTTTGTGGCCAGGTTGCCTCTGATCGATCGTTTCGAAGAACAACTGAAAGACCTCTCGGATCGCGATCTGCGCAAGCATAGCCTAGGCCTGCGGCATCGAGCCAAAAGTGGTGAGACGCTTCAGAAGCTGCTTCCCGAGGCTTTTGCGTTGGTGCGAATCGCCGGTGCCCGAACGATGAACATGCGCCACTACGAGGTGCAGTTGATCGGCGGGATGATCATGTTCAATGGTTCTATCGCTGAGATGGAAACGGGCGAAGGGAAAACCCTTACCGCAACCTTACCTACCTATCTTTACGCACTGCCTGGCAAAGGAGTGCATGTGGCCACGGTGAACGACTACCTGGCGGCCCGCGACGCCGAGCTGATGATGCCCATCTATAAGATGCTGGGGATGAGCGTCGGCGTGATCGAATCCCAAATGTCCTCGGCAGATCGACGAAAAGCGTATTCCTGCGACATTACTTATGGAACATCGAAGGAATTCGGCTTCGATTTTCTCCGCGACCGGCTACTAATCCGCCAGACACGCGAGCAAGGTCTTGGTGTTCTGGGGCCGCTGCTAGCGGGCAAGTCCGAGAAAAGCGAAGAGCCAGTTCAGCGAGAGCATTTCTTTGCATTGGTGGACGAAGCCGATAGTGTGTTGATCGACGATGCCCGTACGCCGCTGGTGATCAGTGCGATTCCTGGCGAGGCTGAAAAGGTGGCGGTCGCTTGTCATCAATGGGCAGCCAAGGCCGAAGAGGAATTCGAGGAAGATCACCACTACGAATACGACCATGACAAAAAGTCGGTCGAGCTTACCGTTACGGGGCGACTCTTGGTTCGCCAGGTTCCCAAGCCGAAGCTGCTCGACACCGTGGGGCTGGTCGATCTGTACGACTACATCGAACGAGCGATCAAGGTCAAACGCGACTTTCATAGCGGGCAGCACTACGTCATCCGTGATGGTGAAGTCGTGATCGTGGACGAATCGACAGGGCGTATCGCTGAAGGTCGTAAGTGGAGCTACGGCATCCACCAGGCGATCGAAGCGAAAGAAGGAGTCGAGGTCACGGTTGCGACCGGGCAAGCTGCCCGAATCACCGTTCAGGATCTCTTCTTACGCTATCGTCACCTGGGCGGAATGACCGGTACGGCTTCGAGTTCCAAGGGTGAATTCAAGAAGATTTACAAGCTGAACGTGATTAAGTGTCCTACCAACCGCATCCCGCAGCGAAAACTTTGGCCCGATCGCGTGTTTGGTAACGGCGATGCCAAGTGGGCGGCGATTGTCGATGAGATTCGTGAGATTAACTCGCAAGGCAGGCCTGTGTTGGTTGGTACGCGTACGATCGAAAAGAGCGAGCATCTCTCGAAGCTATTGGAAGAGGAAGGCATCGAACACGAAGTCTTGAATGCCCACCAGGTTGCTGTTGAAGCCGACATCGTTTCTCGTGCCGGGCAGCCCGGTAAAGTGACCGTTGCCACGAACATGGCCGGCCGCGGTACGGACATCAAGTTGGGCGAAGGGGTCCATTCGCTGGGTGGGCTTCATGTGATTTGCACCGAACTGCACGACTCGGCCCGTATCGACCGCCAGTTGGTCGGCCGTTGTGGTCGTCAGGGGGACCCTGGCAGTACGCGACAATTCATGGCCCTGGATGACGACTGCTTGCTGGTTGGTTTAGGCCCACATCGCTACAAGAAGCTGGTTGCTTACGGCGAAGAGCGATTGGGCGAACTGCCTGGCTACTCGAAGCTCTTCCGAAAGGCCCAGCGTAAGATCGAGAAGAAGCACTTTAGTGATCGCAAGGTCCTGCTTTATCACGAGAAACAGCGCAAGAAGATGCATCGCGAAATGGGACAGGATCCTTATCTGGATTCACCAGATTAA